Proteins encoded by one window of Toxotes jaculatrix isolate fToxJac2 chromosome 22, fToxJac2.pri, whole genome shotgun sequence:
- the rpl18a gene encoding 60S ribosomal protein L18a encodes MKASGTLREYKVIGRLLPSAKNPAPPLYRMRIFAPNHVVAKSRFWYFVSQLRKMKKASGETVYCGLVHEKTPLKVKNFGIWLRYDSRSGTHNMYREYRDLTTSGAVTQCYRDMGARHRARAHSIQIMKVQVIPANKCRRPAIKQFHDSKIKFPLPHRVLRRQHKPRFTTKRPNTFY; translated from the exons ATGAAGGCGTCCGGCACA CTTAGGGAGTACAAAGTCATTGGGCGTCTGCTGCCCTCTGCCAAGAACCCTGCCCCTCCTCTGTACCGGATGAGAATCTTCGCCCCCAACCATGTCGTGGCCAAGTCCCGCTTCTGGTACTTCGTCTCCCAgctgaggaagatgaagaaggcCTCTGGAGAGACAGTCTACTGTGGCCTG GTCCATGAGAAGACCCCTCTGAAGGTGAAGAACTTTGGTATCTGGCTGCGTTATGACTCCCGCAGCGGCACCCACAACATGTACAGAGAGTACAGAGACCTGACCACCTCTGGAGCCGTCACCCAGTGCT ATCGTGACATGGGAGCTCGCCATCGTGCTCGCGCCCACTCCATCCAGATCATGAAGGTGCAGGTCATTCCTGCCAACAAGTGTCGCAGACCTGCCATCAAGCAGTTCCAC gacTCCAAGATCAAGTTCCCCCTGCCTCACAGGGTCCTGCGTCGCCAGCACAAACCCCGCTTCACCACAAAGAGACCAAACACCTTctattaa